In a genomic window of uncultured Sphaerochaeta sp.:
- a CDS encoding dihydroxyacetone kinase subunit DhaK yields the protein MKKILNKPENYVNEMLEGLYIAHPDLITYTNNDVRCLVTANKKEGKVGIATGGGSGHLPLFLGYVGKGMLDGCSVGDVFQSPSAEQMHAVTKYIDSGAGVLYIYGNYNGDIFNFDMAAEMADFEDGIRVESVVGADDVASAGPTELGQKSTRRGVAGIVFVYKCAGAAADAMLSLDEVKRVAEKAAHNVRTMGVALTPCIVPRVGKPGFSLGEDEMEIGMGIHGETGIRRGKLESADQITVEMLDQIVSDLPFSKGDEVAVLVNGLGATPVDEQYIVVRKINEQLGKLGIAVHRFYVGEYATSLEMAGLSISLMKLDAELKTYLDAPAQTPFFVQL from the coding sequence ATGAAGAAGATACTCAACAAACCTGAGAACTATGTGAACGAGATGCTGGAAGGTCTGTATATCGCCCATCCAGATCTCATTACCTATACCAACAATGACGTACGCTGCCTGGTTACCGCCAACAAGAAAGAGGGTAAGGTGGGTATTGCAACCGGGGGAGGTTCAGGCCATTTGCCGCTCTTCCTCGGCTATGTCGGCAAGGGTATGCTGGATGGATGCAGCGTTGGGGACGTGTTCCAGTCACCGAGTGCCGAGCAGATGCATGCCGTGACCAAATACATCGATTCGGGCGCCGGGGTGTTGTACATCTACGGTAACTACAATGGGGATATCTTCAACTTTGATATGGCTGCCGAGATGGCGGACTTTGAGGACGGCATCCGTGTTGAGAGTGTAGTCGGTGCAGACGATGTTGCCTCCGCCGGACCTACTGAGCTGGGACAGAAAAGTACCCGTAGGGGCGTGGCTGGCATTGTGTTCGTCTACAAGTGCGCAGGCGCTGCTGCCGATGCAATGCTTTCCCTGGATGAGGTGAAGCGTGTGGCCGAGAAGGCTGCGCATAATGTGCGCACCATGGGTGTTGCCCTTACTCCCTGCATTGTTCCCCGGGTAGGAAAACCCGGTTTCAGCCTTGGCGAGGATGAGATGGAAATCGGCATGGGCATCCATGGCGAGACAGGCATCCGCAGAGGCAAGCTGGAGAGTGCAGACCAGATCACCGTTGAGATGCTGGACCAGATTGTCTCCGACCTGCCCTTCTCCAAAGGCGATGAGGTGGCTGTTCTGGTAAATGGCTTGGGTGCGACCCCGGTTGATGAACAGTACATTGTGGTGCGGAAAATCAATGAGCAGCTGGGTAAACTGGGCATTGCCGTCCATCGCTTCTACGTTGGTGAGTATGCCACCAGCTTGGAGATGGCTGGCCTCTCAATCTCCCTGATGAAACTGGATGCAGAGCTGAAAACCTATCTTGATGCCCCGGCCCAGACCCCGTTCTTTGTCCAGCTGTAG